One window of Solwaraspora sp. WMMA2056 genomic DNA carries:
- a CDS encoding winged helix-turn-helix domain-containing protein, whose product MIDPWSPRSFAEQVTDALKARIDSGEWPPGHKLPGEVTLAQTYGVARGTVRAALDALREEGRVVTFTGRGTFVTPDRQS is encoded by the coding sequence ATGATCGACCCTTGGTCGCCGCGTTCGTTTGCCGAGCAGGTGACCGACGCCCTGAAGGCGAGGATCGACAGCGGCGAGTGGCCGCCTGGGCACAAGCTGCCTGGCGAGGTGACGCTGGCGCAGACGTACGGCGTGGCGCGCGGCACCGTGCGGGCTGCACTCGACGCGTTGCGCGAGGAAGGCCGAGTGGTCACCTTCACCGGGCGCGGCACATTCGTCACCCCGGATAGGCAGTCCTGA
- a CDS encoding PIN domain-containing protein: MSLESLVLDSQGLAGWIDRDRKVMRLLEQAERDGADLAVSAATTIEVSHSKVDIARLGWLLSRVRVEAVTKESACRSVELLKAAGLHGHKYAIDAMVAEVALRLPAPVVVLTSDVDDMTKLCGRRVRVIRL, translated from the coding sequence GTGAGCCTCGAGTCACTAGTGCTCGACTCGCAAGGTCTCGCCGGCTGGATCGATCGGGATCGCAAGGTGATGCGCCTGCTGGAGCAGGCCGAGCGTGACGGGGCAGACCTTGCCGTCTCGGCTGCCACGACCATTGAGGTTTCGCATTCCAAGGTAGACATTGCGCGGCTGGGCTGGCTGCTGTCCCGGGTCCGAGTGGAGGCGGTGACAAAGGAAAGCGCCTGCCGTAGCGTGGAGTTGTTGAAGGCGGCGGGGCTGCACGGGCACAAGTACGCCATCGATGCCATGGTCGCCGAGGTGGCGCTTCGACTTCCTGCGCCTGTGGTCGTTCTGACATCGGATGTCGACGACATGACCAAGTTGTGCGGGCGGCGGGTCCGGGTTATCAGGCTGTAG